The proteins below are encoded in one region of Fulvia fulva chromosome 9, complete sequence:
- a CDS encoding putative coatomer subunit zeta yields the protein MQHMLEASTELPPPRTSTTSCPLNDHIHHSHHTQYPHTTRPDTAPPQTATMAPNMSLFSVNAILILSTDDSSRILAKYYSPPHIPSTAVGNDYPGANPYPNLKDQKAFEKGLLEKTAKTTSDVILYDNRVVVFKTEADTMLYVVGGADENEIMLYNVILALRDSLNILLKNSVDKRTLIENYDLASLCIDEIVDDGIILETDPVIVASRVSRPPQQDIPNMQGIDLSEEGLLKLYSFGKQKLGERLRQGL from the exons ATGCAACACATGCTCGAAGCAAGCACGGAACTGCCTCCGCCCCGAACTTCCACCACCAGCTGTCCATTGAACGACCACATCCACCACTCCCACCACACCCAGTACCCTCACACAACACGCCCCGATACCGCACCCCCACAAACCGCAACCATGGCTCCCAATATGTCCCTCTTCTCCGTCAACGCGATCCTCATCCTCTCCACCGACGACTCCTCCCGCATCCTCGCCAAATACTACTCCCCACCACACATCCCGTCCACAGCAGTAGGCAACGACTACCCCGGCGCAAACCCCTACCCCAATCTCAAGGACCAAAAAGCCTTCGAAAAGGGTCTCCTCGAGAAAACGGCGAAAACTACCAGCGATGTGATCCTATACGACAACAGAGTCGTGGTCTTCAAGACAGAGGCAGACACAATGCTCTACGTCGTCGGCGGCGCGGACGAGAATGAGATTATGCTCTACAACGTAATCCTCGCCCTACGAGACTCACTGAACATACTCCTCAA AAACTCCGTCGACAAGCGCACCCTAATCGAAAACTACGACCTCGCCTCCCTCTGCATCGACGAAATCGTCGACGACGGCATCATCCTCGAGACGGATCCCGTCATTGTCGCGAGTCGGGTGAGCAGACCGCCGCAGCAGGATATTCCGAACATGCAGGGGATTGATCTGAGTGAGGAGGGGTTGCTGAAGTTGTATTCGTTTGGAAAGCAGAAGTTGGGGGAGAGGTTACGGCAGGGTTTGTAG
- a CDS encoding NADH-ubiquinone oxidoreductase produces the protein MSSPRALTALARSRPTYSLLIAATGRTSSFSLAFSTVARRQKPAVEGPPPANFRITPPPRYNEQKESVWDQAGKYFLLTEMARGMYVLLEQFFRPPYTIYYPFEKGPISPRFRGEHALRRYPTGEERCIACKLCEAICPAQAITIEAEEREDGSRRTTRYDIDMTKCIYCGFCQESCPVDAIVESPNAEYAMETREELLYNKEKLLSNGDKWEPELAAVARADAPYR, from the exons ATGTCGTCGCCGCGAGCACTAACGGCGCTGGCGCGCTCGCGGCCTACCTACTCCCTCCTCATCGCCGCCACCGGTCGCACCTCCTCCTTCTCTCTGGCTTTCTCGACCGTCGCGCGGAGGCAAAAGCCAGCAGTCGAAGGCCCACCACCCGCCAACTTCAGGATAACACCGCCACCGAGATACAATGAGCAGAAGGAGAGCGTGTGGGATCAGGCGGGCAAATACTTCCTCCTCACGGAAATGGCGAGAGGAATGTACGTGCTACTAGAGCAGTTCTTCCGACCACC ATACACAATCTACTACCCCTTCGAAAAAGGCCCCATCTCGCCCCGCTTCCGTGGCGAACACGCCCTAAGACGATACCCAACGGGCGAAGAGCGCTGCATCGCCTGCAAGCTCTGCGAAGCCATCTGCCCCGCCCAAGCCATCACAATCGAAGCGGAAGAGCGCGAAGACGGAAGCAGGAGAACAACACGGTACGACATCGATATGACCAAGTGCATCTACTGCGGGTTCTGCCAGGAGTCGTGTCCCGTGGATGCGATTGTGGAGTCGCCGAATGCTGAGTATGCGATGGAGACGAGGGAGGAGCTGTTATACAATAAGGAGAAGTTACTTTCGAATGGTGATAAGTGGGAGCCGGAGTTGGCGGCGGTGGCGAGGGCGGATGCGCCGTATAGATGA
- a CDS encoding MFS-type transporter cnsL has translation MAFLGQSDRAGLLVGIYMVNAITGVQPVDFQWIMCNTAGHTKRAFLSAALNAAFAVGNIIGPQTFKARDAPQYEPAKVALVCCWAVSVALAIVLVVYYVLVNSSREKKEGAVDTEVSESKAFAGLTDKQNVAFRYQY, from the exons ATGGCTTTTCTCGGCCAGAGCGATCGAGCTGGCTTGTTGGTTGGCATTTAT ATGGTCAACGCAATCACTGGCGTTCAACCAGTCGACTTCCAGTGGATCATGTGCAATACCGCTGGGCACACGAAACGAGCCTTCCTCAGCGCAGCGTTGAATGCAGCGTTTGCGGTTGGCAATATCATCGGCCCACAAACGTTCAAGGCTCGGGATGCACCTCAGTATGAGCCCGCAAAGGTCGCTCTGGTCTGCTGTTGGGCTGTATCTGTCGCTTTGGCTATTGTCCTTGTGGTTTACTATGTCCTTGTGAATAGCTCGAGGGAGAAGAAGGAAGGTGCTGTTGATACTGAGGTCTCGGAGAGCAAAGCGTTCGCTGGTCTGACTGATAAGCAGAATGTGGCGTTCAGGTATCAGTACTAG
- a CDS encoding Thiamine pathway transporter THI73, whose protein sequence is MSNDTSSSQPIAVPDSSDQKGHAAGTIDDALIFLRKHGNEQSSQAQDTTHTRSLRRKIDLHVISFLTICYMLNFLDKVLLNYSQVMGLSLDLNLTGNNFSNAASAFFIADLVAVLPNIYLLQRLPTAHYLGFSLIAWGICTACHASLQNYGGLLTVRILSGAFESAVPPALILLSSQYYTRSEQAARFAYWYSGMGLGQILGGLISFAFQHVGSHAALAGWRIMFLVLGIVTIGVGGAVCWFVPNTPMRAWFLDEGEKVVLPRHVQENQTGIENVHFHAKQVWEAVLDFQVWVMFAIIVLQSVGGGVITTYSAMLIRGFEFTAKEAALLNMPAGLVNIVSALVCVGLDRAFWGIDGLLRLG, encoded by the exons ATGTCTAACGACACCTCATCCTCACAGCCCATCGCCGTACCCGACAGCAGCGACCAGAAAGGTCATGCAGCTGGCACAATCGACGACGCTCTCATCTTTCTGCGCAAACATGGCAATGAACAATCTTCTCAAGCCCAGGACACAACCCACACCCGAAGCCTCCGACGCAAGATAGATCTCCACGTAATCAGCTTCCTGACAATATGCTACATGCTCAATTTCCTCGACAAAGTCCTGCTAAACTACAGCCAAGTCATGGGCCTCTCGCTCGACCTGAACCTCACCGGCAACAACTTCTCCAACGCAGCATCCGCCTTCTTCATCGCAGACCTCGTCGCTGTGCTCCCAAACA TCTACCTCCTCCAACGCCTCCCCACCGCCCACTACCTCGGCTTCAGCCTCATAGCCTGGGGAATCTGCACAGCCTGCCACGCCTCCCTCCAAAACTACGGCGGCCTCCTCACAGTCCGGATCCTCTCCGGCGCCTTCGAATCCGCAGTCCCTCCCGCCTTGATCCTCCTCAGCAGCCAGTACTACACCCGCAGCGAGCAAGCCGCGCGCTTCGCATACTGGTACTCCGGCATGGGACTTGGTCAAATCCTCGGCGGTCTCATCTCTTTCGCCTTCCAGCACGTTGGCTCCCACGCCGCGCTGGCGGGGTGGAGGATAATGTTTCTGGTCCTTGGGATCGTGACGATTGGGGTGGGTGGGGCTGTGTGCTGGTTCGTTCCTAACACGCCGATGAGGGCGTGGTTTTTGGACGAGGGGGAGAAAGTTGTGCTACCGAGACATGTCCAGGAGAATCAGACGGGGATTGAGAATGTGCATTTCCATGCGAAGCAGGTATGGGAGGCGGTGCTGGATTTTCAGGTTTGGGTTATGTTTGCGATCATTGTGTTGCAGAGTGTGGGAGGAGGTGTGATTACGACGTACTCGGCGATGTTGATAAGAGGGTTTGAGTTTACGGCGAAGGAGGCGGCGTTGTTGAATATGCCTGCTGGGCTTGTCAATATTGTCTCGGCGCTGGTTTGTGTGGGATTGGATCGCGCTTTTTGGGGAATCGATGGGCTTTTACGTCTGGGGTGA